The following proteins are encoded in a genomic region of Spirosoma sp. SC4-14:
- a CDS encoding lipocalin family protein, protein MRKNYLLRSFAWALIMVLPLAFSNCSKSSNDSVTPSSVEGNWKITSMKINPAVDTGIFGTIDDFYQLFVALGAETCLKELTLTLNSNGTTSSNNPASCQDGTDELSDVAPVSNNGKWVMSGNKLTITNSDGTIENYDTAISGNTLTLTAKKQVGDKDGNPVNATMTIVLTRA, encoded by the coding sequence ATGAGAAAGAATTATTTGCTTCGTTCATTTGCCTGGGCCCTGATTATGGTCCTGCCTCTTGCCTTCAGTAATTGCAGTAAGAGTAGTAATGATTCGGTAACGCCCAGTTCGGTTGAAGGAAACTGGAAAATAACCAGTATGAAAATTAACCCGGCTGTCGATACGGGTATCTTTGGGACAATAGATGATTTCTATCAGCTATTTGTAGCACTTGGAGCCGAAACATGCCTGAAAGAATTGACACTTACTCTCAATAGTAACGGTACGACCTCCTCAAATAATCCAGCCTCCTGTCAGGATGGAACAGATGAACTAAGCGATGTTGCTCCGGTTTCCAATAATGGAAAATGGGTTATGAGTGGCAACAAGCTTACAATAACTAATTCCGACGGTACAATTGAGAATTATGATACCGCAATCAGTGGCAATACACTGACTTTAACTGCAAAAAAACAAGTTGGTGATAAGGACGGAAATCCTGTGAACGCGACCATGACAATCGTCCTGACGCGAGCTTGA
- a CDS encoding uracil-DNA glycosylase family protein, whose protein sequence is MTTFAEKAIDYYNSLMAPAGLPPEIGVMNPYQKPAVQQIVSAFYQRFFNDTAARVFVLGINPGRFGAGVTGIAFTTPQNLRRYCGIDNALADTPELSSRFIYQVVEAFGGAKEFYNRFFLTSLFPLALTKSGKNYNFYDDRATTDALWPAITETVQTQTRFGYNRRVAVCLGRKNEGYLQRLNNQHNFFDSIVTLDHPRYILQYRSRDAATYLEKYIATLQDCLEKA, encoded by the coding sequence ATGACCACCTTTGCCGAAAAAGCCATTGATTACTACAATTCGCTGATGGCCCCTGCCGGTTTGCCACCCGAAATCGGCGTGATGAACCCGTATCAGAAACCAGCCGTACAGCAGATTGTCAGCGCGTTTTATCAGCGTTTTTTCAACGACACCGCAGCCCGCGTTTTTGTACTGGGCATCAACCCCGGCCGATTTGGAGCGGGCGTAACGGGCATTGCCTTCACCACACCCCAGAATCTGCGCCGGTATTGTGGCATCGACAATGCACTGGCCGACACACCCGAACTGTCGAGTCGGTTTATTTATCAGGTTGTTGAGGCATTTGGCGGAGCAAAAGAATTTTACAATCGCTTTTTTCTGACATCACTCTTTCCGCTGGCACTCACCAAATCCGGGAAAAACTACAATTTCTACGACGACCGCGCCACGACCGATGCGTTATGGCCTGCCATTACGGAAACCGTTCAGACACAGACCCGCTTTGGCTACAATCGGCGCGTAGCCGTTTGTCTGGGCCGAAAAAACGAAGGCTATCTGCAACGACTGAACAATCAGCATAATTTTTTCGACTCAATCGTTACGCTCGATCATCCGCGTTATATTCTGCAATACAGAAGCCGAGACGCGGCAACATATCTGGAAAAATACATCGCCACCTTGCAGGATTGCCTGGAAAAGGCATAA
- a CDS encoding CocE/NonD family hydrolase, which translates to MKHSSTFVRTILFIALCVTHYAHAQEDILKKLQDIAIIEQKVMMPMRDGVRLATDIYRPKTDQKVPIIFSKTPYNFNSWGDGEQRMNSYQAALDAVNRGYAYVVQNERGKFFSEGEWDILGPPTTDGYDAFSWMAKQPWSNGKIGTYGCSSTAEWQMAVAALDHPAHAAMVPMGFGAGVGRVGSFYEQGNWYRGGAQQMLFTTWLYGTQTDQFARPLFPKTASSEDLTRVSRFYDLAPEMPKVDWVQGLKHLPVQDIIKNVNGQKGIYEKMIVRKPNDPDWYKGGLYHDNMPFGVPSYWFVSWYDVSTGPNLALFNHVRKNATDPQVRDNQYLVIAPTLHCAYKRATANTIVGERSVGDARLDYDSMIYGWFDHFLKDANNGVPTNMPRVKYYTMGSNKWQTSDTWPPANAEMTTYFLSSGGRANSLYGDGKLTTRPLGKDEKPDAFAYDPNYPVPSYGGNVCCTGNAVQGGSFDQHQMETRQDILVYTTEPFADGVELTGSIELTLYVSSDAKDTDFTVKLIDVYPDGKAYNLDETILRARYRDGFDKEVWMEKGKVYKLTLSPMATSNYFAPGHRIRIEVSSSNFPRFDRNMNTGGDNVSETNGVVAHNQIFHTAQYPSQIRLPIVKK; encoded by the coding sequence ATGAAACACTCCTCTACATTCGTTCGAACCATTCTTTTTATTGCCCTCTGCGTTACACACTACGCCCACGCCCAGGAAGACATTCTTAAAAAATTACAGGATATTGCCATCATCGAGCAGAAAGTGATGATGCCCATGCGCGATGGCGTTCGGCTGGCAACCGATATCTATCGGCCCAAAACCGATCAGAAAGTCCCGATTATTTTCTCCAAAACACCGTACAATTTCAATAGCTGGGGCGACGGCGAACAACGCATGAACTCCTATCAGGCTGCGCTCGATGCCGTTAATCGGGGCTATGCCTATGTGGTTCAGAACGAGCGGGGTAAATTTTTCTCGGAAGGTGAATGGGATATTCTCGGCCCGCCAACTACCGACGGCTACGACGCTTTCTCCTGGATGGCCAAACAGCCGTGGTCGAACGGGAAGATTGGCACATACGGTTGCTCGTCGACTGCCGAATGGCAAATGGCAGTAGCCGCACTGGACCATCCGGCCCATGCTGCTATGGTCCCAATGGGCTTCGGCGCAGGCGTAGGACGCGTAGGGTCGTTTTATGAACAGGGCAACTGGTACCGGGGCGGAGCGCAACAAATGCTTTTTACGACCTGGCTATACGGCACCCAAACCGACCAGTTTGCGCGTCCGCTCTTTCCCAAAACCGCTAGCAGTGAAGACCTTACCCGCGTTTCGCGTTTCTACGACCTGGCTCCCGAAATGCCGAAAGTCGACTGGGTGCAGGGGCTGAAGCATTTGCCCGTTCAGGACATTATCAAAAATGTGAACGGCCAGAAAGGTATTTACGAAAAAATGATCGTTCGCAAACCCAACGACCCCGACTGGTATAAAGGCGGTCTGTATCACGACAACATGCCTTTTGGCGTGCCTAGCTACTGGTTTGTGTCGTGGTATGACGTGTCGACCGGACCGAATCTGGCACTGTTCAATCACGTTCGTAAAAATGCGACCGATCCGCAGGTGCGCGACAATCAGTATCTGGTCATTGCACCTACGCTGCACTGCGCCTACAAACGGGCTACGGCCAACACCATTGTTGGCGAACGCAGCGTTGGCGATGCCCGACTCGACTACGACAGTATGATTTATGGCTGGTTCGATCACTTTCTGAAAGACGCAAACAATGGTGTACCGACTAATATGCCCCGCGTGAAATACTACACCATGGGCTCCAACAAATGGCAGACCTCGGATACCTGGCCTCCCGCCAATGCAGAAATGACTACCTACTTTCTTTCCAGTGGTGGCCGTGCCAATAGCCTCTATGGCGATGGAAAATTAACAACCAGGCCATTAGGAAAAGATGAAAAACCGGATGCCTTTGCCTATGACCCCAATTATCCGGTACCGTCGTATGGTGGCAATGTATGCTGCACAGGCAATGCCGTTCAGGGTGGCTCCTTCGATCAGCACCAGATGGAAACCCGGCAGGACATTCTGGTGTATACCACCGAACCTTTTGCCGATGGCGTTGAACTGACGGGTTCCATTGAACTAACCCTCTACGTATCGTCGGATGCCAAAGACACCGATTTTACGGTAAAACTGATCGACGTTTATCCCGATGGGAAAGCCTATAATCTGGATGAAACCATTCTGCGCGCCCGTTATCGCGATGGTTTCGACAAAGAAGTGTGGATGGAGAAAGGAAAAGTATACAAGCTCACATTAAGCCCCATGGCAACCAGCAATTATTTTGCACCGGGCCACCGGATACGGATTGAAGTATCGAGCAGTAATTTTCCGCGTTTCGATCGAAACATGAATACGGGCGGAGATAACGTTAGCGAAACAAATGGTGTGGTGGCCCACAATCAGATTTTTCACACGGCCCAGTATCCGTCGCAAATCCGGTTACCGATTGTGAAGAAATAA
- a CDS encoding aspartate carbamoyltransferase catalytic subunit, which produces MAQSLSVRHLVGIKDLTESDIQLILETAGQFKEVINRPIKKVPSLRDITIANVFFENSTRTRLSFELAEKRLSADVVNFSASGSSVKKGETLLDTVNNILAMKVDMVVMRHSSPGAPHYLTNHIKANVVNAGDGTHEHPTQALLDSFSIREKLGDVAGKRIAIIGDITHSRVALSNIFCLQKQGAEVMVCGPKTLIPKYIESLGVQVGHDVRAALAWCDVANVLRIQLERQQIKYFPSLREYSLYYGISKQMLDELDRPIVLMHPGPINRGVELTSDAADSSHSIILDQVENGVAVRMAVLYLLAQL; this is translated from the coding sequence ATGGCCCAATCCCTCAGCGTCCGCCATCTGGTGGGTATCAAAGACCTAACCGAGTCAGATATTCAACTCATTCTGGAAACGGCCGGTCAGTTTAAAGAAGTCATCAATCGCCCGATCAAGAAAGTCCCATCGTTGCGTGATATTACTATTGCCAACGTTTTTTTCGAGAACTCGACCCGCACACGGCTATCGTTCGAACTGGCAGAAAAGCGCCTTTCGGCCGATGTAGTCAATTTTTCAGCATCGGGCAGCTCGGTCAAAAAAGGCGAAACCCTGCTCGATACAGTCAATAATATTCTGGCCATGAAGGTCGATATGGTGGTGATGCGGCATAGCAGCCCCGGCGCTCCGCACTATCTGACCAACCATATCAAAGCCAATGTTGTGAACGCGGGCGATGGCACCCACGAACACCCAACGCAGGCCCTGCTCGACTCGTTTTCGATTCGTGAAAAACTCGGCGATGTTGCGGGCAAACGAATTGCCATCATCGGCGACATCACCCACTCCCGCGTGGCGCTGTCGAACATCTTCTGCCTTCAGAAACAGGGGGCCGAGGTGATGGTTTGCGGCCCCAAAACACTGATTCCAAAGTATATTGAGTCACTGGGCGTTCAAGTTGGGCATGATGTTCGGGCAGCGCTGGCCTGGTGCGATGTAGCCAATGTGCTCCGAATTCAGTTGGAGCGTCAACAAATCAAGTATTTCCCGTCGTTGCGGGAATATTCGCTCTATTACGGCATTTCGAAGCAAATGCTCGATGAACTGGACCGCCCTATTGTGCTGATGCACCCCGGCCCTATTAACCGTGGCGTTGAACTTACTTCCGACGCAGCCGACTCATCGCATTCGATCATTCTCGATCAGGTCGAAAACGGAGTTGCCGTTCGAATGGCGGTGCTGTATCTGCTGGCGCAGTTGTAA
- a CDS encoding S9 family peptidase, giving the protein MHWSADGNAYASIEQGDLVKTDIRSGRKTTLLTKDKFRKPGSDQPLAVTDFVFTPDSSKVLIFTNTARVWRYNTRGDYYLINRSGGQFRQLGSSAPALPAQSYMYARFSPDGQKVAYVSDHNLFVEDVATGQRTQLTTDGTRKRINGTFDWAYEEEFDCRDGFRWSPDSKRIAYWQVDATKIRDYLMLNTTDSIYSHVVPVEYPKVGENPSPARLGIVSATGGATNWLNIPGDPQQHYLVRMEWFPNTDAVIVQQLNRKQNESKLYVCNPTDGSAKLIATETDKAWIDGKDRWSPAGPAGWEWLNNGKAFVWVSEKDGWRHLYRVSADGKQEVLLTPGSYDISSVSHIDEPTNQIYFIASPENTNQRYLYRTRLDGKGKAERITPAGLSGTHGYTISPNGRLAIHTFTNYQTPPVREWITLPDHKPVNENESIATRAKPVAKSNVSFFKLTTDDGVSLDGWMAKPTDFDSTKKYPVVFYVYGEPAGSTVNDVYSVGSNHMFVGDMAKTGYVYVAIDNRGTPNLKGAAWRKAIYRQIGRINIRDQAMGAKKLFSQHAYLDTSRVAVWGWSGGGSTTLHLLFQHPEIYKTGIAIAAVGNQLFYDNIYQERYMGLPQENREDFVAGSPVTYAKNLKGNLLYIHGTGDDNVHYDNAEVLINELIKYNKQFQVMPYPNRTHSISEGPGTSQHLRTLYTNYLLQHCPPGPR; this is encoded by the coding sequence ATGCATTGGTCTGCAGATGGCAACGCCTACGCATCCATTGAACAGGGCGATCTGGTTAAAACCGACATCCGATCGGGTCGTAAAACCACGCTGCTGACAAAAGACAAATTTCGCAAACCCGGCTCCGATCAGCCACTCGCTGTTACTGACTTTGTATTTACCCCTGACAGCAGCAAGGTTCTGATTTTTACCAATACGGCCCGCGTATGGCGTTATAATACGCGTGGCGATTATTACCTCATTAACCGCTCTGGTGGCCAGTTTAGGCAGCTAGGCTCATCGGCACCCGCCTTACCGGCCCAGTCATATATGTACGCCAGGTTTTCGCCCGATGGCCAAAAAGTAGCGTATGTCAGCGACCATAATCTGTTTGTTGAAGATGTGGCTACAGGTCAGCGAACGCAACTCACCACCGACGGCACCCGCAAACGCATCAACGGCACCTTCGACTGGGCTTACGAAGAAGAATTCGACTGTCGGGATGGTTTCCGATGGAGCCCCGATAGCAAACGGATAGCCTACTGGCAGGTCGATGCTACCAAAATCCGGGACTACCTGATGCTGAACACCACCGATTCGATTTATTCGCATGTGGTGCCGGTCGAGTATCCGAAAGTTGGGGAAAACCCCTCGCCAGCCCGCCTTGGCATTGTGTCGGCAACAGGAGGTGCCACAAACTGGCTGAACATCCCCGGCGATCCGCAGCAGCATTACCTCGTGCGGATGGAGTGGTTCCCAAACACCGATGCCGTTATTGTTCAGCAACTGAATCGTAAGCAAAACGAAAGTAAACTGTACGTTTGCAATCCAACCGACGGGTCGGCAAAACTAATTGCCACCGAAACCGACAAAGCCTGGATCGACGGAAAAGATCGCTGGAGTCCGGCCGGACCAGCTGGCTGGGAGTGGCTCAACAATGGTAAAGCTTTCGTATGGGTTTCAGAAAAAGACGGCTGGCGTCATCTCTACCGCGTTAGTGCCGACGGCAAACAGGAAGTATTACTGACACCCGGTTCTTACGACATTTCATCGGTTAGCCATATCGACGAACCAACCAATCAGATCTATTTTATAGCTTCGCCCGAGAATACCAATCAGCGCTATTTATACCGTACCCGATTAGATGGCAAGGGCAAAGCAGAGCGTATTACTCCAGCCGGGCTATCGGGTACACACGGCTACACGATTTCGCCAAATGGTCGGCTGGCCATACACACCTTTACCAACTACCAGACACCGCCGGTTCGGGAATGGATCACGCTGCCCGATCATAAACCAGTAAACGAAAACGAAAGTATTGCCACCAGAGCCAAACCAGTAGCCAAATCCAACGTCAGCTTTTTCAAACTCACTACCGACGATGGTGTATCGCTGGATGGCTGGATGGCCAAACCAACCGATTTCGACAGTACAAAAAAATACCCGGTCGTTTTTTATGTTTATGGTGAGCCTGCGGGTAGCACCGTCAATGATGTTTATTCGGTGGGCAGCAACCATATGTTTGTCGGCGATATGGCCAAGACTGGCTATGTCTACGTAGCTATCGACAACCGGGGCACCCCAAACCTGAAAGGAGCCGCGTGGCGCAAAGCCATTTATCGGCAAATTGGCCGCATCAATATCCGCGATCAGGCCATGGGCGCAAAGAAATTATTTTCACAACATGCTTATCTGGACACCAGCCGCGTAGCTGTCTGGGGCTGGAGCGGTGGCGGTTCTACGACGCTGCATCTACTGTTCCAGCATCCGGAAATTTACAAAACCGGCATTGCTATTGCGGCCGTTGGCAATCAGTTGTTCTACGATAATATTTATCAGGAACGCTATATGGGATTGCCGCAGGAAAACCGCGAAGACTTCGTGGCGGGCTCGCCCGTTACCTACGCTAAGAACCTGAAAGGCAACCTTCTCTACATTCATGGAACTGGCGACGACAACGTACACTACGATAATGCCGAAGTGCTGATCAATGAGTTGATCAAATACAACAAGCAGTTTCAGGTGATGCCCTATCCCAACCGAACGCATAGCATTTCGGAAGGTCCGGGCACGTCGCAGCATCTGCGCACACTTTATACAAACTATTTGCTTCAGCATTGTCCTCCCGGGCCGCGCTAA
- a CDS encoding serine hydrolase, which translates to MIDKPTVGGLKNKVGASVPTLFFLLCMVSTTFGQTLSESLTAFYQQLPQNARISIATQSLLDSSQSFYYRADERVPSASVIKLPIMLEAMERVKAGMLDLDEIHILTNSEKTGGSGVLKTYSHRSRVSYRDLLRLMLIYSDNTATNIFINELGRDAINQRIRSIGLTKTQLNRVMMDTLAARQGRENYVTTREMNELLEKIYRKQVATPELCDQMITILEQVEDTKSIPSLLPKGTVVAHKTGTLSYVRGDAGIVYARSGNQLRPFLLSVFVEGVPTAEAERIIGEVALRCYTYFAQP; encoded by the coding sequence ATGATCGATAAACCAACAGTTGGTGGTCTGAAAAATAAAGTCGGGGCTTCCGTTCCGACTTTATTTTTTCTGCTTTGTATGGTTTCAACCACATTTGGGCAGACCCTTTCCGAGAGCCTGACTGCTTTTTATCAACAACTTCCTCAAAACGCCCGTATCAGTATTGCTACGCAATCGTTACTCGATAGCAGCCAGTCGTTCTACTACCGGGCCGATGAGCGGGTTCCATCAGCCAGTGTTATTAAGCTTCCGATTATGCTCGAAGCGATGGAGCGGGTTAAAGCCGGCATGCTCGACCTCGACGAGATTCATATTCTGACCAACTCCGAAAAAACCGGGGGGAGTGGCGTTCTGAAAACCTATTCGCATCGCAGCCGGGTCAGCTATCGCGATTTGCTTCGGTTGATGCTCATCTATAGCGATAATACCGCAACCAACATATTCATCAATGAACTCGGGCGCGACGCCATCAATCAGCGGATTCGCAGCATTGGGCTTACGAAAACGCAATTGAATCGTGTGATGATGGACACGCTGGCTGCCCGGCAAGGTCGCGAAAACTACGTGACCACGCGGGAAATGAATGAGCTGCTGGAAAAAATATACCGCAAACAGGTTGCTACGCCCGAACTCTGCGACCAGATGATTACAATACTGGAGCAGGTCGAAGATACGAAAAGCATTCCGAGCCTACTGCCCAAAGGTACTGTGGTGGCGCATAAAACCGGTACGCTATCGTATGTTCGGGGTGATGCCGGGATCGTGTATGCCAGATCGGGCAATCAGCTTCGGCCCTTTCTGCTTTCTGTTTTTGTCGAAGGTGTCCCAACCGCAGAAGCCGAACGGATCATTGGGGAGGTTGCCCTACGCTGTTACACTTACTTTGCTCAACCATGA
- a CDS encoding M1 family metallopeptidase: MTRSILIAFVVNLPLLATAQKYEFTHDDTLRGSITPERAWWDLAFYHLNVRVQPTDSTLSGSTTIRYRVLKPEKVMQVDLQRPLRVLKVEQDGQPLKFRQDGDAYFITLTKPQKIAQTESITVFYAGKPRVAKRPPWDGGMVWSHDKSGNWFIATACQGLGASAWWPCKDHMYDEPDSMAISVTVPEGLTDVSNGQLRNVTTNPDHTSTFDWYVRNPINNYGVNLNIGQYEHWSEKYAGEKGPLSIDLYALRDHVDSARIQFKQVTQMMKAFEHWFGPYPFYEDGYKLVETPYLGMEHQSSVTYGNKFRNGYLGRDLSKTGWGLLWDFIIVHESGHEWFANNITYKDIADMWIHESFTNYSENLFTEYYYGKAAGAQYVIGCRNNIRNDKPIIGIYNVNHSGSGDMYYKGGNMLHTIRQLVDNDEKWRQVLRGLNKTFYHQTVTTKQIEDYMSKQTGLNLKPVFDQYLRDTRIPILEYHPVAGGFQYRWTNCVANFAMPVLVCLDESGPYKKLNPTTDWKTVSAKGATALTPDANYYVLSKLVQSL; encoded by the coding sequence ATGACTCGATCAATTCTCATAGCGTTTGTTGTTAACTTGCCTTTGCTGGCAACAGCGCAGAAGTATGAGTTTACGCACGACGATACGTTGCGTGGTTCCATTACGCCCGAACGCGCCTGGTGGGACCTGGCCTTTTACCACCTGAATGTCCGGGTCCAACCCACCGACAGCACCCTGAGCGGTTCAACAACCATTCGCTACCGTGTGCTGAAACCCGAAAAAGTGATGCAGGTCGATTTGCAGCGACCACTACGGGTTCTGAAAGTGGAGCAGGATGGTCAGCCGCTGAAATTTCGGCAAGACGGCGACGCCTATTTCATTACCCTGACCAAACCCCAAAAGATCGCTCAGACCGAATCTATAACCGTATTTTATGCCGGAAAGCCGCGTGTAGCCAAGCGCCCACCCTGGGATGGCGGCATGGTATGGAGCCACGACAAATCGGGGAACTGGTTCATTGCAACCGCCTGCCAGGGGCTGGGTGCCAGTGCGTGGTGGCCCTGCAAAGACCATATGTACGACGAGCCCGATTCGATGGCCATCAGCGTAACCGTACCGGAAGGCCTAACCGATGTATCGAATGGGCAACTGCGCAACGTAACTACCAACCCCGACCACACCAGCACCTTCGACTGGTATGTGCGCAACCCGATCAATAACTACGGCGTAAACCTCAATATTGGTCAGTATGAACACTGGAGCGAGAAATACGCAGGCGAAAAAGGGCCACTGTCGATTGATCTGTATGCCCTCCGCGACCATGTCGATTCGGCCCGGATACAGTTCAAACAGGTAACTCAAATGATGAAAGCGTTCGAGCATTGGTTTGGCCCGTATCCGTTCTATGAAGATGGCTATAAGCTGGTTGAAACGCCTTACCTGGGCATGGAACACCAAAGCTCGGTAACCTATGGCAATAAGTTTCGCAATGGCTACCTGGGCCGCGACCTGTCCAAAACTGGCTGGGGACTGCTCTGGGATTTTATCATCGTTCATGAATCGGGTCATGAGTGGTTTGCCAACAACATTACCTATAAAGACATTGCCGATATGTGGATTCATGAGAGCTTTACAAACTACTCCGAGAATCTGTTTACGGAATATTATTACGGCAAAGCGGCTGGTGCGCAGTATGTGATCGGCTGTCGGAACAACATCCGCAACGACAAACCCATCATTGGCATTTATAACGTTAACCACAGCGGCTCGGGCGATATGTACTACAAGGGTGGCAATATGCTCCATACTATCCGGCAACTGGTCGATAACGACGAAAAATGGCGGCAGGTGCTGCGTGGTCTGAACAAGACGTTCTACCACCAGACCGTAACGACGAAACAGATTGAGGATTACATGAGCAAACAAACCGGCCTGAATCTCAAACCTGTGTTCGATCAGTACCTGCGCGATACTCGGATTCCGATTCTCGAATACCATCCGGTAGCTGGCGGGTTCCAGTATCGCTGGACCAACTGCGTAGCCAATTTCGCCATGCCGGTGCTCGTCTGTCTCGACGAATCGGGACCGTATAAAAAGCTGAATCCAACAACCGACTGGAAAACCGTGTCGGCCAAAGGAGCTACCGCTCTCACGCCCGACGCGAATTATTATGTATTGAGTAAACTGGTTCAGAGTTTATAG
- a CDS encoding heavy metal-binding domain-containing protein, translated as MLITTTPNIEGKNISRYVGLVNGEAIIGANLVKDFFTSIRDVVGGHSGAYVQALREAKSIAIKEMIDQATRLGANAVIGVDLDYQTIGSNGAMLMVSANGTAVVVE; from the coding sequence ATGCTCATCACCACTACTCCCAATATTGAAGGCAAAAACATTAGTCGATATGTAGGTCTGGTCAATGGCGAAGCTATTATTGGTGCCAATCTGGTTAAGGATTTTTTCACCTCGATTCGTGATGTAGTCGGCGGGCACTCAGGCGCCTATGTTCAGGCCCTGCGTGAAGCCAAAAGCATCGCCATCAAAGAAATGATCGACCAGGCAACCCGGCTCGGTGCCAACGCGGTTATTGGTGTCGATTTAGACTATCAGACCATTGGATCTAACGGTGCTATGCTCATGGTAAGTGCCAATGGCACGGCAGTTGTTGTCGAATAG
- a CDS encoding lipocalin family protein: MMKLGRLFTWALVIAMPLWFGSCKKESGGSGDPVTPNSIEGSWKISGMKLKQGNQTEDYLDLIKQYVGEDAVACLTDSKITFNSNGKVTGVASPKCQSAGADDFNPATDNSTWNVSGSKLTITDSDGAQVYDLAINGNSMTWSVNEQDDLDGDGVKETYTTMIEFKRA, translated from the coding sequence ATGATGAAGTTAGGCCGTTTATTCACCTGGGCATTGGTTATAGCCATGCCGCTTTGGTTCGGAAGTTGTAAGAAAGAAAGTGGCGGTAGTGGCGATCCGGTAACGCCCAATTCAATTGAAGGAAGCTGGAAAATTTCGGGCATGAAACTGAAACAGGGCAACCAGACCGAAGACTACCTCGATCTGATCAAACAATACGTTGGGGAGGATGCCGTAGCCTGTCTGACCGATAGCAAGATCACCTTCAACAGCAATGGTAAAGTTACGGGTGTAGCGTCGCCCAAGTGCCAGTCGGCGGGGGCTGACGATTTCAATCCGGCTACCGACAATTCGACCTGGAATGTCTCGGGAAGTAAGCTCACGATTACCGACAGTGATGGTGCACAGGTTTATGACCTGGCTATTAACGGAAATTCGATGACCTGGAGTGTCAACGAGCAGGACGATCTGGATGGCGATGGCGTGAAGGAGACATACACCACCATGATCGAATTCAAACGCGCCTAA
- a CDS encoding VWA domain-containing protein — MKGFQFSDYIPPEQKEGSKFDQLLNIFQQLLLLTSGDVEQAMAWMSQLDRQYGLTDDKYGIGNFFDDLKEKGYLTESNEEGRIVMTPKSEQTIRRSALEEIFGKLKRSKSGGNHNTPYTGTGDELSSDLRSYQFGDTLEQISMTESIKNAQINSGVEEFHLMERDLEVTEKEQKTQTSTVLMIDISHSMILYGEDRITPAKKVALALVELVKQKYPKDTLDIVVFGNDAWQIQAKDLPYLEVGPYHTNTVAGLELAMDLLRRRKNKNKQIFMITDGKPTCLKEGIKYYKNSFGLDRKVVSKTLTLAAQCRRLEIPITTFMIASDPYLKQFVQEFTKVNNGRAYYSGLQGLGNMMFEDFQRNRRKNIK; from the coding sequence ATGAAAGGCTTTCAATTTTCTGATTACATACCGCCCGAACAAAAAGAAGGCAGCAAATTTGACCAACTGCTCAACATTTTTCAGCAACTATTATTGCTAACGTCTGGCGATGTTGAGCAGGCAATGGCGTGGATGAGCCAGCTCGACCGGCAATATGGCCTGACCGACGACAAGTATGGCATCGGTAATTTTTTCGATGATCTGAAAGAAAAAGGCTACCTGACCGAAAGCAATGAAGAAGGTCGAATTGTGATGACGCCCAAAAGCGAACAAACCATTCGCCGGTCGGCGCTGGAAGAAATTTTCGGCAAGCTCAAACGCTCAAAATCGGGGGGCAACCACAACACACCATACACTGGCACGGGCGATGAGCTGAGCAGCGATCTTCGTTCCTATCAGTTTGGCGACACGCTGGAACAGATCTCGATGACCGAATCGATCAAAAATGCGCAGATCAACAGCGGTGTCGAAGAGTTCCATCTGATGGAGCGCGATCTGGAAGTGACCGAGAAAGAGCAGAAAACACAGACGTCTACGGTGCTGATGATCGATATTAGCCACTCGATGATTCTGTATGGTGAAGACCGGATTACACCGGCCAAAAAAGTAGCGCTGGCCCTGGTCGAACTGGTGAAACAGAAATACCCAAAAGACACGCTCGACATTGTAGTGTTTGGCAACGATGCCTGGCAAATTCAGGCCAAAGACCTGCCCTATCTGGAAGTTGGCCCTTACCATACCAACACGGTAGCTGGTCTCGAACTGGCAATGGATCTATTGCGCCGTCGGAAGAACAAGAACAAGCAAATTTTCATGATTACGGATGGGAAACCAACCTGTTTGAAAGAAGGGATCAAATACTACAAGAACTCGTTTGGCCTCGACCGGAAAGTGGTCAGCAAAACCTTAACGCTGGCCGCCCAATGCCGTCGGCTGGAGATTCCGATCACGACCTTTATGATTGCCTCTGATCCGTATCTGAAACAATTTGTGCAGGAGTTTACGAAAGTGAACAACGGACGGGCTTATTATAGCGGCCTGCAGGGGTTAGGCAATATGATGTTCGAAGATTTCCAGCGCAACCGCCGGAAAAATATTAAGTAG